The Neoarius graeffei isolate fNeoGra1 chromosome 7, fNeoGra1.pri, whole genome shotgun sequence genome includes a region encoding these proteins:
- the nkx6.2 gene encoding homeobox protein Nkx-6.2, giving the protein MLAVGQMDANRQSAFVLGSTPLAALHNMTEMKNSLFPYALQNPAGFKAPSLTSISSQLPLGTPHGISDILGRPITTAGQLLSSFPRINGLATSAGMYFNPAAVSRYPKPLAELPGRAPIFWPGMMQSSPWREPRLPCQAQANIMLDKDGKKKHSRPTFSGQQIFALEKTFEQTKYLAGPERARLAYSLGMTESQVKVWFQNRRTKWRKKHAAEMATAKKKHDSETEKMKENSDNEDDDEYNKPLDPNSDDEKITRLLKKHKSANLSLMSPSSSSSDTL; this is encoded by the exons ATGTTAGCGGTGGGGCAAATGGATGCTAACAGGCAGAGTGCTTTCGTGTTGGGTAGCACGCCACTGGCTGCGCTTCACAACATGACCGAGATGAAGAACTCGCTGTTCCCCTACGCACTGCAGAATCCCGCCGGCTTCAAGGCTCCTTCTCTCACCAGCATCAGCTCGCAGCTCCCGCTGGGCACACCGCACGGAATTAGCGACATCCTGGGGAGACCCATCACCACGGCGGGACAACTGCTCTCCAGCTTTCCAAGGATAAACGGCTTGGCCACCTCCGCCGGGATGTACTTTAACCCCGCTGCCGTGTCGCGCTACCCGAAGCCCCTGGCGGAGCTCCCGGGCAGAGCGCCCATCTTCTGGCCCGGAATGATGCAGAGTTCCCCGTGGAGGGAGCCTCGACTGCCCTGTCAGG CACAAGCAAATATAATGTTGGACAAAGACGGGAAGAAGAAACACTCCAGACCAACATTTTCGGGACAGCAAATTTTTGCGTTGGAAAAAACCTTTGAACAGACTAAATACCTGGCCGGACCGGAAAGGGCGCGTCTCGCCTACTCACTGGGAATGACCGAGAGTCAAGTGAAG GTCTGGTTTCAGAACCGGAGAACCAAGTGGCGCAAGAAGCACGCAGCGGAAATGGCCACCGCCAAGAAGAAACACGACTCGGAAACGGAGAAGATGAAGGAAAACTCGGACAACGAGGACGACGACGAGTACAACAAGCCGCTGGACCCCAACTCAGACGACGAAAAAATCACGAGACTGCTGAAAAAGCACAAGTCGGCGAACCTGTCGCTTATGAGCCCGAGCAGCAGCAGCTCGGACACGTTGTGA